The proteins below are encoded in one region of Clostridium estertheticum:
- the hcp gene encoding hydroxylamine reductase, with product MQGKMFCFQCEQTFGGKGCTKVGVCGKTPEIAAMQDLLIYQLKGISCYASKLLAKGEKIDKSLVSFVENSLFMTLTNVNFDPESHMDMLRRSQINKEEIRKKTLGEEVKSEEALYNLSDTKEQILEDAKKAGVMYDENLDADIRSVRETIKYGLKGIAAYAHQARFIKYQSDEVDDFYFIGLAVLTDDSLNLKDLIAYLVKTGEMSVKVMEVLDKANNDKYNSPTPTRVNVNIKKGPFIIVSGHDLRDLEMLIEQTEGKGINIYTHGEMLPSHGYPKLNKFKHLVGNFGGAWQNQQKEFDGIPGCILMTTNCLMKPRDSYKDRIYSTSVVGWEGLKHISNDENGYKDFSEIINKALELGGFEKDEEVKEITVGFGHKATLSHAGEIVSAVKEGKIRHFFLIGGCDGARPGRNYYTEFAKQVPKDCIILTLACGKYRFNKLEFGEVAGLPRLLDVGQCNDAYSAVIIANALADAFECTINDLPLSFIITWYEQKAVADLLALLSLGVKGIYLGPTLPAFLSPNVLQFLIDTFDLRAISTPEDDLAKILG from the coding sequence ATGCAAGGAAAAATGTTTTGTTTTCAATGTGAGCAAACTTTCGGTGGAAAAGGTTGTACAAAAGTAGGGGTCTGTGGTAAAACACCCGAGATTGCAGCAATGCAGGATTTGCTCATATATCAGTTAAAAGGAATAAGCTGTTACGCTAGCAAACTTTTAGCTAAAGGTGAAAAAATTGATAAGTCATTGGTCTCATTTGTTGAGAATTCATTATTTATGACATTAACTAATGTAAACTTTGACCCTGAGTCTCATATGGATATGCTCAGAAGATCACAAATAAATAAAGAAGAGATTAGAAAAAAAACATTAGGAGAAGAGGTAAAGAGCGAAGAGGCTCTATATAATTTAAGTGATACAAAAGAACAAATTCTTGAGGATGCAAAAAAAGCAGGAGTTATGTATGATGAGAATTTAGATGCTGATATTCGCTCCGTTCGTGAAACTATAAAATACGGATTAAAAGGGATTGCGGCATATGCACACCAAGCTAGATTTATTAAATATCAAAGTGATGAGGTAGATGATTTTTATTTTATAGGTCTAGCAGTACTTACTGATGATAGTTTAAATTTAAAAGATCTTATTGCTTACTTAGTTAAAACTGGTGAGATGAGTGTTAAGGTTATGGAGGTATTAGATAAGGCTAATAATGACAAATACAATTCTCCAACACCTACAAGAGTAAATGTAAATATTAAGAAAGGACCATTTATAATAGTTTCTGGCCATGACTTAAGAGACCTTGAAATGTTAATTGAACAAACAGAAGGCAAGGGAATAAATATTTATACTCATGGTGAAATGTTGCCTTCTCATGGATACCCAAAGCTTAATAAATTCAAACATTTAGTAGGTAACTTTGGTGGAGCATGGCAAAATCAACAAAAGGAGTTTGATGGTATACCAGGTTGCATTTTAATGACAACAAACTGCTTAATGAAACCAAGAGATTCTTATAAAGATAGAATTTATTCTACAAGTGTTGTAGGATGGGAAGGATTAAAACATATATCTAATGATGAAAATGGGTATAAGGATTTTTCTGAAATAATAAATAAAGCTTTGGAACTTGGTGGCTTTGAAAAAGATGAGGAAGTTAAGGAAATTACAGTAGGATTTGGACATAAAGCAACTTTGAGTCATGCAGGCGAGATTGTAAGTGCTGTTAAAGAAGGGAAGATTAGACACTTCTTCTTAATCGGTGGATGTGATGGTGCAAGACCAGGAAGGAATTATTATACTGAATTTGCAAAGCAAGTCCCAAAAGATTGTATTATCCTTACTTTAGCCTGTGGAAAATATCGTTTTAATAAATTAGAGTTCGGTGAAGTAGCAGGACTTCCAAGATTGCTTGATGTTGGTCAATGCAACGATGCATATTCTGCTGTTATAATAGCTAACGCGCTAGCCGATGCATTTGAGTGCACCATTAATGATTTACCACTTTCATTCATTATAACTTGGTATGAACAGAAAGCTGTAGCTGATTTACTAGCATTATTGTCGCTTGGAGTAAAAGGAATATACCTTGGACCAACACTTCCAGCGTTCTTAAGCCCAAATGTATTACAATTTTTAATTGATACATTTGACCTTAGAGCAATAAGTACGCCAGAGGACGATTTAGCAAAAATACTTGGATAA
- a CDS encoding formate/nitrite transporter family protein, producing MFSEEINKVSASAMKKSELLKRSKMRYLTSSALAGIYVGFGILLIFTIGGLLSQATSPVTKIMMGASFGIALSLVIMAGSELFTGNNMTMTIGSLEKKVSWLDSTNIWIYSFIGNFVGSVALAAMFVGAGLAKGSTASFILKTSQMKMATPSIELFLKGLLCNMLVCLAVWCSIKLKEETAKLIMIFWCLFAFITTGFEHSIANMTLLTTALMIPHTAAISIGGLAHNIIWVTLGNFVGGAVFIGAAYWFISKEK from the coding sequence ATGTTTAGTGAAGAAATTAACAAAGTATCAGCATCGGCGATGAAAAAGTCAGAATTATTAAAGAGGAGCAAAATGAGGTACCTCACTTCTTCGGCCTTAGCTGGTATATATGTGGGATTTGGAATTTTATTAATATTTACTATCGGTGGATTATTATCACAAGCAACGTCTCCAGTAACAAAAATTATGATGGGAGCTTCTTTTGGGATTGCCTTAAGTCTTGTAATAATGGCTGGCTCTGAACTTTTTACAGGAAATAATATGACTATGACAATAGGATCTTTAGAAAAAAAAGTTTCGTGGCTTGACTCAACAAATATTTGGATATACAGTTTTATAGGTAACTTTGTGGGGTCAGTAGCTCTTGCAGCAATGTTTGTAGGCGCGGGACTTGCAAAAGGAAGTACAGCATCATTTATTCTAAAAACATCACAAATGAAAATGGCAACGCCAAGTATAGAATTATTTTTAAAAGGATTACTTTGTAATATGTTAGTTTGTTTAGCAGTTTGGTGTTCTATTAAATTAAAGGAGGAAACAGCTAAACTTATAATGATTTTTTGGTGCTTATTTGCATTTATAACTACAGGCTTTGAACATAGTATTGCAAATATGACATTACTTACAACAGCACTAATGATTCCTCACACTGCAGCGATTTCCATAGGGGGACTAGCACACAATATAATTTGGGTTACGTTAGGTAATTTTGTAGGTGGAGCAGTGTTTATTGGAGCAGCGTATTGGTTTATATCAAAAGAAAAATAA
- a CDS encoding GGDEF domain-containing protein, giving the protein MEDKIILIPIFFIPILGSIIQILFKDLILIWSCTSISLLIYYIFLLELQFRYDVQTGIKNRVAFEREIERYVNNDKNATIVMFDLNNLKKTNDKYGHKVGDEMIFNAAKIIEESFIGIGRAYRIGGDEFCVICNEIPKKLLDTALSNLDDLLIKVNQKRNIKIVLAYGYAFCNKNKNDSIYSTFTQADKNMYIHKAKLKESYGIMKNV; this is encoded by the coding sequence ATGGAAGATAAAATAATTTTAATACCCATTTTTTTTATACCTATACTAGGAAGCATCATCCAGATCTTATTTAAAGATTTAATACTAATTTGGAGCTGCACTTCTATATCTTTGTTGATATATTATATTTTTTTGCTTGAGTTACAATTTAGATATGATGTTCAAACTGGAATTAAAAATCGTGTTGCATTTGAAAGGGAAATAGAACGTTATGTAAATAATGATAAAAATGCAACAATTGTTATGTTTGATTTAAATAATTTAAAGAAGACTAATGATAAATACGGACATAAAGTTGGAGATGAAATGATTTTTAATGCTGCGAAAATTATAGAGGAAAGCTTCATAGGAATTGGTAGGGCCTATAGAATCGGTGGTGATGAATTTTGTGTTATTTGTAATGAGATTCCAAAAAAATTATTAGATACTGCTTTATCTAATTTAGATGACTTATTAATTAAAGTAAATCAAAAGAGGAACATAAAAATTGTACTTGCTTATGGATATGCATTTTGCAATAAAAATAAAAATGATAGCATATATTCTACATTTACTCAAGCTGATAAAAATATGTATATTCACAAAGCAAAATTAAAAGAATCTTACGGTATAATGAAAAATGTTTAG
- a CDS encoding Crp/Fnr family transcriptional regulator translates to MPQITLRQLKELSFLECIEDKTLDLIRAKVMIKKLKKSQILFSERQCVNNSYIVLEGKVTMYRLSEKGKKRVVFILNKGEIINESIFDNLASSISCEAFEDSEIISISKVDLLNIMKLDFKLTEVILYSMSKKIRRLYRQIKNTVPIKMDKRVAAKLWKLSKDYGVETPEGILIDIKISITYLSDMLGSSRETISRAVKELEILGMVKIKDRKFIVNREKLNQYFKEV, encoded by the coding sequence ATGCCACAAATAACGCTTAGGCAATTAAAGGAGCTTTCTTTTCTAGAATGTATTGAGGATAAGACTTTGGATTTAATAAGAGCGAAAGTTATGATTAAAAAATTAAAAAAGTCACAAATATTATTTTCTGAAAGGCAGTGCGTAAACAACTCGTATATAGTATTAGAAGGAAAGGTAACCATGTATAGGTTATCGGAGAAGGGTAAAAAGCGAGTTGTTTTTATTTTAAATAAAGGTGAAATTATAAATGAGTCAATTTTTGATAATCTTGCATCGTCGATTAGTTGTGAAGCATTTGAAGACAGTGAGATTATAAGCATATCCAAAGTTGATTTACTAAATATAATGAAGTTAGATTTTAAGCTTACAGAAGTTATATTATACTCTATGAGCAAGAAGATCAGAAGATTGTACAGGCAGATTAAGAATACTGTTCCAATTAAAATGGATAAGAGGGTAGCTGCTAAGCTTTGGAAACTGTCTAAAGATTATGGGGTAGAAACACCAGAGGGGATTTTAATAGATATTAAGATAAGTATAACTTATTTATCGGATATGTTAGGAAGTTCCCGCGAAACTATTTCAAGGGCAGTAAAAGAACTTGAGATATTGGGTATGGTTAAAATTAAAGATAGAAAATTTATAGTAAATAGAGAAAAATTAAACCAGTATTTTAAGGAGGTGTGA
- a CDS encoding GerAB/ArcD/ProY family transporter, translating to MIKLSKYQLFTLMFIFEVGSTTLFALGIAAEQDAWIVILVALLIGLVFIWIYTELQNAFPGKNYVEIIIAILGKKIGIPLALLYAAYWLWPAARNLREFGELIATTLLPETPLSVILFVFILISLYALLKGVEVFARTSEIIMPIIAFSIIALFILVFLSVDVDFKNLKPVLGEGIIPVLKAAYPSVSLFPFGEILIFSMYWCYADEKKTIRKTTMLASILSGVILSMSLIMDITVLGVNYTSIATIPLLSTIKLVNIGEIITHIDTLGILLIFLGGFYKMSLFLNGTVSVLVTVFKIKKYNLTLVLFGFFLLWVAIVFEPSYVYHRWMTPFDVNYFYIVFLQIIPVLLLLIYWIKKKRAGL from the coding sequence ATGATAAAACTAAGCAAATATCAATTATTCACATTAATGTTCATATTTGAAGTGGGAAGTACTACTCTTTTTGCGTTAGGAATTGCTGCGGAGCAAGATGCATGGATTGTAATTTTAGTTGCTTTATTAATTGGACTAGTCTTTATCTGGATTTACACAGAATTACAAAACGCATTCCCCGGCAAAAATTATGTTGAAATTATTATTGCTATATTGGGGAAAAAAATAGGAATTCCCCTTGCGCTTCTTTATGCTGCATACTGGCTTTGGCCAGCTGCCCGTAATCTTAGAGAGTTTGGAGAACTTATTGCTACTACACTCCTTCCTGAAACTCCTCTAAGTGTAATACTTTTTGTTTTTATTTTAATAAGTTTATATGCCCTTTTAAAAGGGGTAGAGGTGTTTGCACGCACAAGTGAGATTATTATGCCAATTATTGCATTTTCTATAATTGCTTTATTTATACTCGTTTTTTTATCCGTAGATGTTGATTTTAAAAATTTGAAACCCGTTTTAGGTGAGGGTATTATACCGGTATTAAAAGCGGCTTATCCTAGTGTATCATTATTCCCCTTTGGAGAAATACTTATTTTTTCTATGTATTGGTGTTATGCTGATGAAAAAAAAACTATCAGAAAAACTACAATGTTAGCTTCTATTTTATCGGGAGTGATTCTTAGTATGTCTCTGATAATGGATATTACTGTATTGGGTGTTAATTATACTTCCATCGCAACAATCCCATTGCTTTCAACAATTAAATTGGTAAATATAGGAGAGATTATAACTCATATAGACACTTTAGGAATATTACTTATATTTCTTGGGGGGTTTTATAAAATGTCTCTTTTTTTAAATGGTACTGTCTCAGTATTAGTTACAGTATTTAAAATTAAGAAATATAATTTGACATTGGTTTTGTTTGGCTTTTTCTTACTGTGGGTTGCTATTGTTTTTGAACCAAGTTATGTTTACCACCGTTGGATGACTCCATTTGATGTAAATTACTTTTATATTGTTTTTCTACAAATTATTCCTGTTTTACTATTATTGATTTATTGGATAAAAAAGAAGAGGGCTGGGCTATAG
- a CDS encoding spore germination protein — protein sequence MFRYLNRKMHLYKLQSENNNAADTKEEFPYEHLSYNLKENLEVLKKIFGSSNDINYREFSFGQNLQIKAALIFLDGMTNKAEINDTIMKPFMYDSRLSNLEEKLDFDNLNAIKTSMLSSSSVEQVSLINSIVEGCLSGDTILLIDKTKDALVINTRDWDKRAIDEPKTESSVRGPREGFTESIHINKALLRRKIKNQNFTLEEMKIGKQTKTSVCIAYINGIVNPELISEIKYRLNRINTDAILESGYIEQFIEDAPYSMFTTVGNSEKPDKVAAKLLEGRAAIIVDGTPFVLTVPLLFIEGFQSAEDYYSRPYFSSFVRIIRFTAYGISLLAPAVYVALSTFNHELIPTVLLFSMSAAHEGVPFPAVIEAIIMIGIFEILREAGVRLPRNEGQAISIVGALVIGQAAVSAGLIGAPMVIVVSLTAVSSFVVTPHLDSSIVLRSVFLIMAGIFGAFGILVTLLGLLTHLCSLRSFGTLYLSPLAPMSLSGLKDAFFRFPIWTMITRPKSISWNNSKRQATALKPSPPSKEENKNMK from the coding sequence TTGTTTAGATACTTAAATAGAAAAATGCATCTTTATAAATTACAAAGTGAAAATAATAATGCAGCAGATACTAAAGAAGAATTTCCTTATGAGCATCTTTCGTACAATCTTAAAGAAAATTTAGAAGTCTTAAAAAAAATATTTGGATCAAGTAATGATATTAATTACCGTGAATTCTCATTTGGACAAAATCTTCAAATTAAGGCCGCACTTATCTTTTTAGATGGAATGACAAATAAAGCTGAAATAAATGATACTATAATGAAGCCTTTTATGTATGATAGTAGGCTAAGCAACTTGGAGGAGAAATTAGATTTCGATAATCTAAATGCTATAAAAACATCCATGCTTTCCTCTAGTAGTGTTGAACAGGTTTCATTAATTAATTCTATAGTTGAGGGGTGTTTGTCTGGAGATACGATACTGCTTATAGACAAAACAAAAGATGCTTTGGTTATTAACACTCGAGATTGGGATAAGCGTGCAATTGATGAGCCAAAAACTGAATCTTCCGTGAGGGGACCAAGAGAAGGTTTTACTGAAAGCATACACATTAACAAGGCATTGCTACGTAGGAAAATTAAAAATCAAAATTTTACTTTGGAGGAAATGAAAATTGGAAAGCAGACTAAGACATCAGTTTGCATCGCTTACATAAATGGAATCGTCAATCCAGAACTTATAAGTGAGATAAAGTATCGGTTAAATAGAATTAATACTGATGCCATTTTGGAATCTGGTTATATTGAACAATTTATAGAAGATGCACCTTATTCTATGTTTACTACTGTGGGGAATAGTGAAAAACCAGATAAGGTAGCAGCAAAATTGCTTGAAGGAAGAGCAGCTATTATTGTAGATGGTACACCTTTTGTACTTACTGTTCCTTTGCTTTTCATCGAGGGTTTTCAAAGTGCAGAGGATTATTATTCAAGACCTTATTTTTCAAGTTTTGTAAGAATAATTAGATTTACAGCCTATGGTATAAGTTTATTAGCGCCAGCAGTTTATGTGGCATTATCAACTTTTAATCATGAATTAATACCAACAGTTTTACTATTCTCCATGTCAGCTGCCCATGAAGGAGTTCCTTTTCCAGCTGTAATTGAGGCCATAATTATGATAGGTATATTTGAAATCCTAAGGGAAGCAGGAGTGCGGCTACCTCGTAATGAAGGCCAGGCAATAAGTATAGTCGGAGCTCTTGTTATTGGGCAAGCAGCAGTGTCAGCAGGACTTATAGGAGCACCAATGGTTATTGTAGTATCTTTAACAGCTGTTTCAAGTTTTGTGGTTACACCGCATCTAGATTCATCAATAGTTTTACGGAGTGTATTTCTTATTATGGCTGGAATCTTTGGGGCATTCGGCATATTAGTTACATTATTAGGGTTGCTCACTCACCTATGTTCTTTAAGGTCTTTTGGGACTCTGTATTTATCACCACTAGCACCAATGAGTCTCAGTGGCTTAAAAGACGCTTTTTTTAGATTCCCTATCTGGACTATGATTACACGTCCTAAATCAATAAGTTGGAATAATAGTAAAAGGCAAGCAACTGCCTTAAAACCATCACCACCATCTAAAGAAGAAAATAAAAACATGAAATAA
- a CDS encoding Ger(x)C family spore germination protein, translating to MKKTVYLFLKIMIVSFMALNLTGCWDNIELDKIAIVMGVGIDKTPQIAEVDMTVQVANTKAVRSSSTDISPKNTSDYFNLESTGDTIFSIVRGFSKRSNRKLFFAQNQVIILGRGIAEEGLEKYIDYFYRDHETRNLVWILICDRTANEILDIKSDFESIPSIGINALVKQQQYNSEAPMVDLQKFAYRLMSKTISPIAPLIKVSVEGNKKIAYVSGTAVFKKDKMIGEMNKVETRGVLWAIGEVKKGIIVTTDPGSNNKVSLEITRASSKIIPKIKNGKINIQIMIKEEGNLVEQSDSNDLANPKVIEVLEKNKDSIIKKEVMLAFKKAKSLDADVFGFGEAIHQKYPKEWKNMKNNWDETFKNINLDVVVDAKLRRIGRITKPISSK from the coding sequence ATGAAAAAAACTGTTTATTTATTTTTAAAAATAATGATAGTCTCTTTTATGGCACTAAATTTAACAGGTTGCTGGGATAATATTGAATTAGATAAAATTGCAATTGTAATGGGAGTAGGAATTGATAAAACCCCCCAAATAGCTGAAGTAGATATGACCGTTCAAGTGGCTAACACAAAAGCAGTAAGGTCTTCATCCACTGATATTAGTCCTAAGAATACAAGTGATTACTTTAATCTAGAAAGTACAGGAGATACTATTTTTAGTATTGTAAGAGGTTTTAGTAAGAGGTCTAACCGAAAGTTATTTTTTGCACAAAATCAAGTTATTATATTAGGAAGAGGAATCGCAGAAGAAGGTTTGGAAAAGTATATTGATTATTTTTATAGGGACCATGAAACTAGGAACTTAGTATGGATCTTAATTTGTGACAGAACCGCAAATGAAATTTTAGACATTAAATCCGATTTTGAAAGTATTCCATCAATAGGTATTAATGCATTAGTTAAACAGCAGCAGTATAATTCAGAAGCTCCAATGGTAGATTTACAAAAATTTGCATATCGGCTGATGAGCAAAACTATATCACCCATTGCTCCCTTAATTAAAGTATCAGTGGAAGGAAATAAAAAAATAGCCTATGTGTCTGGAACAGCTGTTTTTAAGAAGGATAAGATGATAGGTGAAATGAATAAAGTAGAAACACGGGGGGTGTTATGGGCTATTGGAGAAGTGAAAAAGGGGATCATCGTTACTACAGATCCTGGAAGTAACAATAAAGTAAGTCTTGAAATAACACGTGCTAGCAGTAAAATCATTCCTAAAATAAAGAATGGCAAAATTAATATTCAAATAATGATCAAAGAAGAAGGAAATCTTGTTGAACAGTCTGATTCCAATGACTTAGCAAATCCGAAAGTTATAGAAGTTCTTGAAAAAAATAAAGATTCTATAATAAAGAAGGAGGTAATGTTAGCATTTAAAAAAGCAAAAAGCCTGGATGCTGATGTATTTGGATTTGGGGAGGCTATACATCAAAAATATCCAAAAGAATGGAAAAATATGAAAAATAACTGGGATGAAACTTTTAAAAATATTAACTTAGATGTAGTTGTAGACGCTAAATTACGAAGAATAGGTAGAATAACTAAACCTATATCGTCAAAATAA
- the thiC gene encoding phosphomethylpyrimidine synthase ThiC has protein sequence MMYTTQMDAAKKGIITGEMKIVAKKENMPEEVLREKISRGVVAIPANKNHKILSPEGVGEGLRTKINVNLGISKDCCDIDEEMKKVQLSIDMKAEAVMDLSSFGKTEEFRKRLISDSTAMIGTVPIYDALGFYDKELQDITSKELIDVVEKHAKDGVDFVTIHAGLNTATANVFKRNKRITHIVSRGGSLLYAWMELNHKENPFYEHFDEILEICQKYDLTLSLGDACRPGCINDATDACQIHELMVLGELTLRAWEKNVQVIIEGPGHMAINEIEANVLLAKKLCHGAPFYILGPLVTDIAPGYDHITSAIGGALAASAGADFLCYVTPAEHLRLPSVDDVREGIIACKIAAHAGDIGKKIPGSRDWDNEMSTARQALNWKRMFELAIDPEKAIRYRKESMPENADSCTMCGKMCSARTMNKIMQGKDLNILRDDS, from the coding sequence ATGATGTATACAACTCAAATGGATGCTGCAAAAAAAGGTATTATAACTGGAGAGATGAAGATAGTTGCAAAAAAAGAAAATATGCCGGAAGAAGTTTTAAGAGAAAAAATATCAAGAGGCGTAGTCGCAATTCCTGCTAATAAAAATCATAAAATACTAAGCCCTGAAGGCGTTGGCGAAGGCTTAAGAACGAAAATAAATGTAAATCTAGGTATTTCAAAAGATTGCTGTGATATTGATGAGGAAATGAAAAAGGTACAGTTATCTATAGATATGAAAGCCGAAGCTGTTATGGATTTAAGCTCATTTGGTAAAACTGAAGAATTTAGAAAAAGACTTATTTCAGATTCCACTGCTATGATAGGTACTGTTCCAATTTATGATGCCTTGGGTTTTTACGATAAAGAATTACAGGATATTACTTCTAAAGAGTTAATAGATGTTGTAGAAAAACATGCAAAAGATGGAGTTGACTTTGTAACAATACACGCTGGTTTAAACACAGCTACTGCAAACGTATTTAAAAGAAACAAGAGAATAACTCATATTGTGTCTCGTGGAGGATCACTCCTATATGCTTGGATGGAATTAAATCATAAAGAAAATCCTTTTTATGAACATTTTGATGAAATATTAGAAATATGTCAAAAATATGATTTAACTTTAAGCCTTGGTGATGCATGTAGACCCGGCTGCATTAATGATGCAACTGATGCTTGTCAAATTCATGAATTAATGGTACTTGGTGAATTAACCCTGAGAGCTTGGGAAAAGAATGTACAAGTTATAATAGAAGGACCAGGTCATATGGCAATAAATGAAATCGAGGCAAATGTATTACTTGCTAAAAAATTATGTCATGGTGCACCTTTTTATATATTAGGACCCCTAGTTACAGATATTGCTCCAGGATATGACCATATTACAAGTGCCATAGGAGGTGCTTTAGCTGCAAGCGCAGGAGCTGATTTCCTTTGTTATGTAACTCCAGCAGAACATCTAAGACTTCCGAGTGTTGATGATGTACGCGAAGGAATTATTGCATGTAAAATTGCAGCTCATGCTGGTGATATAGGCAAAAAAATTCCAGGTAGCCGCGACTGGGACAATGAAATGAGTACAGCTAGGCAAGCTCTTAATTGGAAGAGAATGTTTGAACTTGCAATAGATCCAGAAAAAGCCATAAGATATAGAAAAGAATCAATGCCAGAAAATGCTGACAGTTGCACAATGTGTGGTAAAATGTGTTCTGCAAGAACTATGAACAAGATAATGCAAGGTAAAGATCTTAATATATTAAGAGACGACTCATAA
- the pdxS gene encoding pyridoxal 5'-phosphate synthase lyase subunit PdxS: MERYEINKNLAQMLKGGVIMDVVNVEQAIIAENAGACAVMALERVPSDIRKEGGVARMSDPKMIKEIKAAVTIPVMAKGRIGHFVEAQILQEIGVDFIDESEVLTPADEQYHINKWDFKVPYVCGARNLGEALRRIGEGAAMIRTKGEAGTGNVVEAVRHMRCIMDEIRKVKNAPKEELMTIAKEFGAPINLIEYVWKNGKLPVVNFAAGGIATPADAALMMQLGAEGVFVGSGIFKAENPEARAKAIVLATTYYNDPKVVAKVSENLGEAMSGLEISEIKEKFAKRGW; the protein is encoded by the coding sequence ATGGAAAGATATGAAATAAACAAGAACTTGGCTCAGATGTTAAAGGGCGGAGTAATCATGGATGTAGTGAATGTTGAGCAGGCAATAATAGCAGAGAATGCAGGGGCATGCGCGGTAATGGCATTAGAAAGAGTGCCTTCAGATATTAGAAAAGAAGGTGGAGTAGCTAGAATGTCTGACCCTAAAATGATTAAAGAAATAAAGGCTGCGGTAACCATTCCAGTAATGGCTAAGGGCAGAATAGGACATTTTGTTGAAGCACAAATTCTTCAAGAAATAGGGGTAGATTTTATAGATGAGAGCGAAGTTTTGACTCCAGCAGATGAGCAGTATCATATAAATAAGTGGGATTTTAAGGTTCCTTATGTTTGCGGAGCAAGAAATTTAGGTGAGGCACTAAGAAGAATTGGAGAAGGTGCTGCAATGATAAGAACAAAAGGTGAAGCAGGCACAGGAAATGTGGTAGAAGCTGTTAGGCATATGAGATGTATAATGGATGAAATTCGCAAAGTTAAAAATGCTCCAAAAGAAGAACTAATGACAATTGCTAAAGAGTTTGGGGCACCTATTAATTTAATAGAATATGTATGGAAAAATGGTAAACTTCCAGTAGTAAATTTTGCAGCAGGTGGAATAGCAACCCCAGCTGATGCAGCACTCATGATGCAACTTGGAGCAGAAGGTGTTTTTGTAGGTTCAGGAATTTTTAAAGCAGAAAATCCAGAAGCTAGGGCAAAAGCAATAGTACTTGCAACTACATATTATAATGATCCAAAAGTTGTTGCAAAAGTTTCAGAAAATCTTGGGGAAGCAATGAGTGGCCTAGAGATAAGTGAAATTAAAGAGAAGTTTGCCAAGAGGGGTTGGTAA
- the pdxT gene encoding pyridoxal 5'-phosphate synthase glutaminase subunit PdxT gives MKIGVLSLQGDVIEHINHITKLGHVGVEIKKLEDMEGMNGIILPGGESTTIGKLLRETKMLIPLRNKILSGLPVWGTCAGMILLAKAIEGEIDGHLKVMDIKVKRNAYGSQINSFKRDEIVSEISSEPLPLVFIRGPVITEVTSNVKIICKVDDKIVAAKQNNMFVTAFHPELTNNLEVHKYFINMCR, from the coding sequence TTGAAAATAGGTGTTTTATCACTTCAAGGGGATGTTATCGAGCATATAAATCATATTACGAAACTTGGTCACGTTGGGGTAGAAATTAAGAAACTTGAAGATATGGAAGGGATGAATGGAATAATACTTCCTGGTGGTGAGAGTACAACAATTGGAAAACTTTTAAGAGAGACAAAAATGCTTATACCTCTAAGGAATAAAATACTTTCAGGATTACCTGTTTGGGGAACTTGTGCTGGTATGATTTTACTTGCTAAAGCTATTGAGGGCGAAATAGATGGACATCTTAAAGTTATGGACATAAAAGTAAAAAGAAATGCCTATGGAAGCCAAATTAATAGTTTTAAAAGGGATGAGATAGTAAGTGAGATTTCAAGTGAGCCTTTGCCACTAGTTTTTATTCGTGGACCAGTAATTACAGAGGTAACAAGTAATGTCAAAATAATATGCAAAGTTGATGATAAAATTGTAGCAGCAAAACAAAATAATATGTTTGTAACAGCTTTCCATCCGGAACTCACAAATAACTTAGAAGTTCATAAATATTTCATAAATATGTGTAGATAA